The Myxococcus virescens genomic sequence CCTCGCGCTTCGAACTCGAGGGGCTCGGCTACATCAGCTCGGTCTCGTACGAGAACCTGCTCACCAACTTCCATCCGCTGGAGCCGACCTTCATCCAGCAGTTCGACGATCTGATCGCGCGGGTGGTCGTCGAGGATAAAGACGTGCTGGCGAACCTGCTCACCACACGCACCTTCTACGTGCCCTCCATGCAGCACGCGGCGTACGACTCGCACAGGGGCCTCTCACACCCCTACAACGTCAGCGAGATCCTCCCGGCGACCGTCGCGGGCCGATGGAAGACGCTGCCTGCCACCGAGCGCGCGGGCGTGCTGACCCACCCGGTGTGGCTGGCCGCGCACGGCGGCAACTTCGAGGACGATCCGTCCATCGTCCACCGCGGCAAGTGGGTGCGCGAGAACCTCCTGTGCGGCTTCGTCCCGCCGCTCAGCAGCGTGCAGGTGGCGGCCCAGGTCGGCGCTCACGCTCCCGACAAGAACGCGCGCCGCCGCCTGCAGGAGGCGACCGCCGGAGCGCAGTGTCAGGGCTGTCACCGCCTGATGGAGCCGCTCGGCCTGCCCTTCGAGATCTACAACCACGCGGGCTTCCTGCGCGCGCGGGATCACTCGACCAGCGGAGGCTGGACCACGCCGGACGGAAGCTCGACGCTCACGTCGATGCCGGACCCCGGGCTGGACGGCCCGGTGCGCGACGCGGTGGAGTTGAGCGAGCGCCTGGCGGCCTCGCGGCACGTGAAACGCTGCTTCCTGCGACAAGCCTTCCGCTACTTCATGGGCCGCCCGGAGAACCCGAGCGACGCCTGTACGCTGACGCAGATGGAGCAGGCCTATGACCAGAACAACGGCTCGTTCTCCAAGATGCTGACCACGCTGATGACCAGCGACACCTGGAAGACGCGGCGTGTGCCGCAGGCTGGAGAGTGACTGCCATGTTCTCGCGACGAACCGTCCTGAAGGGCATGGCCGCCGGCCTCTTCGCGCCCTACTTCCACGACGTCTACGCCCAGTCGTCAGCGTTGCCGGCGCGCCTGGTGCTGGTCCTCGAGTGCAATGGCGTCTACCCCCGCGCGCTCCTGAGCACGGGCACCCGCGCGGCGCTGGGGGGGCGCGCCAACACCTCCGACCGCATCTTCTGGGACGCATACAAGGACACGCCGCTGGTGCGTGAGGGCGACAATCTCGCGAGCGCGATCAGTCTCGGGCCGCTGGCGGCGTCTTCCGGCAACATCGACCTGGTGAACCGCTCCGCCGTGCTGCTGGGGCTCTCGAACCTCATCGCGGGGGGCGGGCACTCCAGCGGGACGGGCGGGCTGAGCTGCGCGGTGAACGGCGCGGGCGCGACCTTCGACGCGGTGATCGCACCTCGCCTGCGCCGGGGTGCACCGTTCGACGTGCTGCGCCTGGGCACCAGCTCCGCGCGCGTGTCGATCGTGTACGAGACCTGCGCGCTCGGACCACGCAAGCCCGCGGGCATCATCGTCAACCCGTCGCTCGCGTTCGACAGCACCTTCGGCTCGCTGCTCGGCGGCTCGACGAACGGGCGCGATCGCAAGATGCTCTTCGACTTCGCGCTGGCCGACTCGCGGAAGGCGTTGGCGGCGTTCAGCGGCAACTCCAACGAGCGGCTGAAACTGGAGCGCTACGTCTCCTCGCTCGAGTCGCTGCGCACGCGGGAGGATCAGCTCGAAGGCATGGCGGAACGCGTGCGGCCGTACCTGCCACCGGCACCGAAGGACAACCCGCTCATCACCGGCGCGGGCTCACCGCCCGACTCGCTGAAGTGGTTCGAGGCGCAGTTCCAGATCGCCACGGCGTCCCTCCTGGGCGGGCTGACGAACACGGTGGTGCTGGCGACGGGTACCTCGGGCTTCGACGTGGCCTACGGCCCGGACGTGACCGACATCCCGCGACACAACCTGCAGCACGGCCTGGATGCGGGGCAGAACTGGGACCGCGTCGCCGAGGTCACCCGCCGTCACGTGCAACTGGTGGCGAACCTGGCGAGGACGCTGGCCGCCACGCCCGAGGTCGGCGCGAGCGGCTCGATGTTGGATCACACCGCGATTGTCTTCATGTCCGACAACGGCGAGCAGCACCACTCGACCTCGCGTGAGTGGCCGAAGCTCGTGGTGGGCGGCAACGCGCTGGGCCTGAAGACCGACGGGCGCACGGTCGTGTACCCAAAGTACGACGCGGCCCGGAACCGGCAGGTCTCGAACCTCTTCAACACGCTCGGCCACGCGTTCGGAGACGCGGACTTCAACACCTTCGGGCAGGAGGGCAGCACACGCATCGCGCCGGGACCGCTGAGCGAGCTGTATGGCTGAGCCGTGAGAGCGCCCTTGCGTGCGGATGGCCACACCTCACGCAGCCGAACACGTCGAAGTCGAACGTCCTCCTGCCCTTCTGTGATCTGCCCCGGGACACGCTGCGACAGCGCTGCGTGGGCGGTCATCGGCGCGGCGGGGGCTATCTCCCGCGAGATGCTCCGGGGCGCCCTCCCGGAGAGCACCGCCGCCGCGACGCTGTCCTCGAAGAAGTAGCGCGAGGACGCGCGCGTGCATCATCGCCGTCGATGTGATGCAGTCGCGAGGTGCTCGAAAGCGTCACCATCGACCAGCTCCGCACGCTCCGCGCGGTGGCCGAGGAGGGAAGCTTCTCCGCGGCGGCTCGGAAGCTCGGCCAGGGGCAGCCCGCCGTCAGTCAAGCCATGCAGCGGCTGGAGAAGCAGCTCGGCCTGCGGCTCTTCGACCGGAGCGGGCGCGTCCCGCGTCTGACGGCGAAGGGAGAAGCCGTCGTCGCGGCGGCGCAGCGACTCCACGAGGACATCGCCTCGTTCCAGGCGGTGGTGGGCCGGCTCAAGAGCGGCGAGGAGACGAAGCTGTCGCTGGTGGTGGACGCCATGTTCCCCACCGACGCACTGCTGGACTTCGTGCGGGAGCTGGCGCGCATGCACCCCGGTGTGGAGCTGGCGCTGGAGGTGGAGCTGCTGTCCGCGGTGACGGAGCGCGTGCGCCAGCGGCGCGCGACGCTGGGCATCGCCGGCGCGGACCTGGACCTCACCGGCCTGGAGCAGCGTCCCATCGCGCTCCTCAAGATGATTCCCGTCGCCGCGCCCTCGCATCCGCTCGCGGCGCTGAAGGGCGTCCTCACGGAGGCGCACCTCGCCTCCGCCATCCAAATCGTCCTGAGCGAGCGGCTGCCGGAGGGCAAGACGGGCACGGCGGACCGGGGCGTCATCGGCTCGCGCCTCTGGCGTGTCGCGGACCTGATGACCAAGCACTCGCTCCTCGTCGGCGGCATCGGCTGGGGCCTCGAGCCCGAGCACCTCGTCCGCGACGACCTCGCCGCCGGACGACTGGTGGCGCTGCGCCTGGCGGCCTGGGAGGGCGGTCCCCCACCCCAGCGCCCGCTCGCCCTGGTGCGCCGCAAGGGCACGCCGCTGGGCCCGGTGGCGACGTGGGCCTCGAACCGGCTCACCTCGCTGTGCCAGCTCGCGCTCGGGGGCGCGGACCATCACACGACGTGATGAAAAGCATCACGACCTGGAGCGATTTACAGACGGGGCTCGGCTCTTAGGTTTGAAACCATGAGCACCACGACCCAAGTCAGCGTTCCCACTTCTCCTCGAGCCACTTCCCGCCCCCGCACCCTGGAGAGTGTCCATGGTGGCGGCGGACTGCACTGGGTGGGTGACGGCTTCCGCGTCCACACCCTCGTGCCGAGCGGCGGCCTGCGCCAGGAGCGGACGAGTCCGTTCCTGCTGCTCGACTACCATCCGCCCCATGACTACCCCGCGCTGGCGACGGGCCAGCGGGGCGTCGGCTGGCATCCGCACCGTGGCTTCGAGACGGTGACGCTCGCGTTCGAGGGTCACGTCGCGCACCGCGACAACGCGGGCCACTCCGGCGTCATCAGTCCCGGGGACGTGCAGTGGATGACGGCGGCGTCCGGCATCCTCCACGAGGAGTACCACGAGCACGACTTCTCCCGGCGCGGGGGCACGTTCCACATGCTCCAGCTCTGGGTGAACCTGCCTCGCCAGCACAAGATGTCCGCTCCGGGCTACCAGCCCATCACGAAGGAGCAGATTCCGGTGGTCCCCGTTCAAGGAGGCGGGGAGGCCACGGAGCACAGCCGGGTGCGCATCATCGCCGGGAGCTACGGTGACGCGAAGGGTCCCGCCAGGACCTTCACGCCCATCTCCATGCTCGACGTGAAGGTGCGCGCGGGCGAGGACTTCAACCTGTCGCTGCCCTCGAACCACAATGCCCTGGTCCTCGTCGCCAACGGCCGCGTGACGGTGGACGCGGAGAGCATCCGGAGCGGTGAGCTCGCGGTGTTCGCCAACGACGGGGAGGCCCTCTCCCTCCGGGCTGACGAGGACACGCACTTCATCGTCCTCGCGGGCGAACCCATCCACGAGCCCATTGCCCACACCGGGCCGTTCGTGATGAACAACCACCGGGAGATCATCCAGGCCATCGACGACTTCGAGTCGGGCGCCTTCGGTGGGATTCCCGAGTAACGGGGCGCGCGGCGGCTGACGTCGCGCAAGGAGTGCTGGCGCCTCCGGGACACACCGTCCCGGGGGCGTCAACGGCAGGGGCCGCCGGCCTGGTGGCTGTCTTCCGCCTCAACACTACGCGGCCTGGGGTGGCCCTCGCGCATGCCCGCGCCCCGAGGGACGTGATCCTCGGGGATGCGGTATGAGCAGGCATGCGCATCGCCGTGACGGGTTCACACCGGGTGGGCAAGTCGACGCTGATTGACTTGCTCGGAGAAGAGCTCGAGGGGTACCGGCTCGCGGAAGAGCCATACCTCCTCCTCGAGGAAGAGGGTTACGAGTTCGCGTCTCCCCCCTCCCTGGAGGACTTCATCGAACAGCTCCGGTTCTCGGCCGAGCTGCTTCAAGCCGAGAAAGACTCACGCGACATCCTGTTCGACCGCTGCCCTGTCGACTTCCTGGGTTATCTCCAGGCGCATGAGGACGCGGAGGCGTTCGACCTGGAGGAATGGCATCCCCGGGTCCGCTCCGCCATCCAGACGCTCGACCTCATCGTCTTCGTGCCCATCGAGGCACCGGATCGCATCCGGCTCCGGGCCCGTGAAGACATCCACATGAGGACCGCGGTAGACGAGACGCTGTCCAGGGTGCTGCTCGACGACCCGTACGAGCTGGGCGTGGAGGTGCTCACCGTCCACGGCACGGCGGACGCGCGGGTGAAACAGGTCCTTGCACGAGCAATCCGCTGACCGGGAGGCGTTTAACGGATGGCCCGCAAGCTCGGCCCGCCCGTCCCCTTGCCCCGCTCAGGCAATGCTCCAGACGCGAACCCTTTTCGCGTCTGGAGCCCACCCGTGAATCACGGCGTGTACGTCACTTCGAGCTGCGGGCGCTTGGAGGCGTCCTCGGCCTCGCGTGAATGGTAATAGCTGATGTACCCACTGCTGGAGATGCGCAGGGAGATGCGTCGTTCTGTCGCATCCGACGCCCCCAACGGCGCACCGGAGACGTCCGGCTGGTTGTGGAAGGGCATGCTGTATTCATCCCAGGCATTGTCTTGCACGAGGTGCGTGTAGTTGAATTCCCAGGTACTCAGTGCTGGGAATTCAACTACACGACCAACTGGATCCACCCCCTCTACGAGCTGCCCTTCACCGGCGGCTCCCCGACCAATCGGCGACAGACCCGGCGAACACGTCTCAGGAAGGCAAGATCCGCCGGAAGGCATCGATCGTTCCGGGCAATCGGATCGGCCTCAACAAGGACCAGCAGCGGACCATCGAGTTCGGCGACATTCACGCCTCGGCTGATGTGGTCGCGTTCCGGAGAGAGCCGAGATGCTTGAGCACCGCCTGGGGCCGCACCCACGGCCCACGACGAATTCATCCGGGCCGTGAATCAGAGCCGCGCCGCTACTTCGCGGCGCGGCTCAGCATGTCCCAGTAGCTGTGCAGGCCACGGATGTGGTTTCCACCATCGACGGAGATGGTCTCCCCGGTGATCCACGCCGCGTCCTCGCCGCACAGGAAGGAGACCACGCCCGCGACATCCGACGGCATTCCACACGGCTTGCCCAGCGGCGTGCGAGCCAGGAACTCATGACCCATGACCTCGATGAGTCCGACACTCTCCGCCAGCGGTGTCTGGATGGCTCCAGGGGCCACCACATTCACCCGGATTCCATGCCGCCCGAGCTCCGACGCGGCGACCTTCGAGAGGTTCGCCAGTCCCGCCTTCGACGCGCAGTAGTGCGACAACCCATCCGTCACCGCGAGCTGGTTCAGGGAGGAGATGTTGACCACCACGCCGGGCTTCTTGGCCTGCACGAGCGCCCGCGCGAAGGCCTTCATGAACAGGAAGGGCCCCTTCAGGTTGATGGCCATCACCTGGTCGAAGTCCTCGTCCGGCAGGTCGAGCAGCGGCGCCAGCGTGGCGGTCCCCGCGTTGTTCACCAGAATTCCTGGCAGGCCCAGCTCGCGCGTGGCGACCTCGAGACTCCGGGCGACATCCTCCGGCCGACGGACGTCACCCGTGAAAGGCACGGCGCGCGCATTCCCGTCGAACATGCGGTTGAGGTCCCTGGCGGTCTCCTCCACCTTCGCCTGAGTCCGGCCAAAGACAAGCACGTTGGCCCCATCCCGCATCAGTCGCTCGGCGATTCCCCGCCCGATGCCCTGTGCAGCTCCCGTCACGATGGCACTGTTTGATATGAGATTCACGCTTCCTCCTGGCTGCTGGTGAGTCACACGGGATGATGGCAGCCAGGAACTCTTCGTCCATTTCAGGGGAATCGTCCTCGGCTGCCGTGGCAGACACCCGCATCGCCGTCGTCAGGGAACACCGCTCACGGCCACGCACGAGACTTTTCCACGAAGAGGGCCGCTCTTGTTGCCCCGTTTCCCGCCAGGGAGTCTGAAATAACCTCCCAGCGGTCCCCTGCGGCTGGGCTTGCCCACGGCATGTACGAGGTAGGCCCCGGCACGAGGGCCACCCCAGGCCGCGTGGTGTGGAGGCTCAAGAGGCGCCAAGAGGACCTGGCCGCTGCTACGCACCTGATGGGAGCGCGCTCTGGGCAGGCCTGTACCCCAAGGGGGCTCAAGCCGCCTGTCCACCGAAACGGGTGACGCTCAGTGGGGTGGAAGGGGGCATCGCGATGGGACGGCCTTGTTCGGCCCGAGGCGCCGTTTGTGCCAAGCCCTGGTGTGCCGGCGGTGGATGCTACTCCCCCTGGGTCTGCTGCCGTCGAGCCCGCTAAGAAGGAAACGCAGAAGCGAAAGCGGCCCGTGGGGAGAGAAGCCGAGAGGCGTTTAGCTGTGTACCCGGCGCTCAACAGTCGGCCCCGTTGGTCAACAGCTTCGGCGTCTGCGACGGGGCCGAGCTGTTGATCATCGGGGCGGGCGTTCGCGAGGAGGAGATGAACGGCCCAAGCTCGGCTCCCGACGACGCGCTGGCCCGCGAGCTGGGCGCGAGGGGGCTGCTCTGATCTGAGTCAGCGCGCGCGCCGGTAGTGCATGGCGACCGCGCCGCTGCGGAGCGGCTTCGCCGAGACCAGCTCGAGCCGTCGCGTGCTGGACAGCCCGCTCTGGTACAGGGTCGGGCCGTGGCCGGCGATCCTGGGGTGGACGAGGAACTTGTACTCGTCGATCAGCTCCAGCCGGTCCAGCTCGGTCGCGAGCTTGCCGCTACCGAGGAGCACGCCGGCGGGGGTCGCGTCCTTGAGCTTCTGCACGCCCGTGCGCAGGTCGCCGACGATGTGGTGGCTGTTGGTCCAGGGGAAGTCCTTTCGTGTCGACGACGCCACGTACTTCGGCTTGGCCTCCAGCTTGACCGCCCACTCGCGCATCGCTGGCGGCGCCTCCTCGTCGCCGCGGGCGACCGCCGGCCAGTAGCTCTCCATCATCTCGTAGGTGACGCGGCCCCACAGCATCGCCCCGCACTCGTCCATGAGGCGGGTGAAGAAGGCGTGTGTCTCGTCGTCGGCGATTCCCTCCTGGTGGTCAACGCAGCCGTCCAGGGTGACGTTGATGCTGAAGGTCAGGAGTCCCATGCGGCGGGTCTAACACTCCTGGCGATGGAACGGCAGGCCGTCGCAGAACTTGTCGCAGAGGATGTGCGCCAGGAGCGAAGGCGTCGCGAGCCTGCGTCAGAACACGCGTCATGACGTGAATGATTCGCATGACGAGCCGCTGGACCCCGGGAATGCTTTACCTCGCAGTGGGCATCATCACCTAGTTCCACGCGCGCCTACCGAGATAAGCTCCAAGCTCCGGGATGTTGGCCCCTCAATTGCTTGGGGCTGAGGCAGCCCCCCGTCTCGACACTGGAAGCCGAGCCCCCCATGTGTTCCCGCCCCTTCGTCCCTGCCCTCCCGGCCGCTACCACCTCGTCTGTTCGCTCCAAGGAGGTGGCCCTGTGAGCCGCATCGCGGGATGGGTGTTGCTGGTGCTGGCGCTGGTCGTGTCGTACCGCCCGGCCGAGGCCGCGCAGGCGAGGAAGACGCAAGCGCAGAAGACCCGAGTCGCGGTGCTGCGCCCGGAGGGCCGCCAGGCGGATGCGCTGCGCAGGGTGCTGACGCAGGAATTTGGCAAGAAGGGACGCGGGCGAGAGGTGCTGCCCGCGAAGAAGGTGGATGCCCAGGTGAAGCGCATCCGCGGCGGTCCGAAGACGGATGCGCAGCGGCGGGCGCTGGCGAAGAAGCTCGGCGCGGACGTGCTGATCCTCGCCTCGGTGAAGGGGACGAAGCGCTGGGACGTGGAGGTCCGCGCCTACTCCGGCAAGGACGGCACCCTCCTCGCGGAGGAGCGCTGGGACGTCCGCACGAACCGCGCCTTCCCCGACGTGCGGCGCGAACTCGAGCCCAAGCTGGGCGCGGCCCTGAAGGCGGGCCCGGAGCAGAGCCTCCCGCCTGCCGCCGTCACGCCTCCGACGCCAGTCTCCGAGCCGGAGGTCGCGCCCCCGGCCCCCATCGCGGAGGCACCGCGCCCGGCGGTGGTGAAGCCTCCTCCGCCCACCGTGACGAAGGAGGAGCCGCTGGTGGAGCCCGAGCCGAAGGCCGCCGGCCTTCGCGACCTGGACGGCCCCATCCTGGAGGCGCTGCTGTCCGGACAGGGGCTGTTCCGCCGCTTCAACTTCTCGGGCAGCAACGCCAACGCGCTGCCCGAATACAGCCTCAACAGCGCCGCGGCGGCGAGCCTCTCGGTGAGCTACTTCCCGCTCTCCCACTTCACGGATGGGATGGTGCACAACCTGGGTATCGTGGCGAGGGGCACACGCGCCCTCGGGCTGTCCACGCGGCTTCCGGAT encodes the following:
- a CDS encoding DUF1552 domain-containing protein yields the protein MFSRRTVLKGMAAGLFAPYFHDVYAQSSALPARLVLVLECNGVYPRALLSTGTRAALGGRANTSDRIFWDAYKDTPLVREGDNLASAISLGPLAASSGNIDLVNRSAVLLGLSNLIAGGGHSSGTGGLSCAVNGAGATFDAVIAPRLRRGAPFDVLRLGTSSARVSIVYETCALGPRKPAGIIVNPSLAFDSTFGSLLGGSTNGRDRKMLFDFALADSRKALAAFSGNSNERLKLERYVSSLESLRTREDQLEGMAERVRPYLPPAPKDNPLITGAGSPPDSLKWFEAQFQIATASLLGGLTNTVVLATGTSGFDVAYGPDVTDIPRHNLQHGLDAGQNWDRVAEVTRRHVQLVANLARTLAATPEVGASGSMLDHTAIVFMSDNGEQHHSTSREWPKLVVGGNALGLKTDGRTVVYPKYDAARNRQVSNLFNTLGHAFGDADFNTFGQEGSTRIAPGPLSELYG
- a CDS encoding AAA family ATPase, with amino-acid sequence MRIAVTGSHRVGKSTLIDLLGEELEGYRLAEEPYLLLEEEGYEFASPPSLEDFIEQLRFSAELLQAEKDSRDILFDRCPVDFLGYLQAHEDAEAFDLEEWHPRVRSAIQTLDLIVFVPIEAPDRIRLRAREDIHMRTAVDETLSRVLLDDPYELGVEVLTVHGTADARVKQVLARAIR
- a CDS encoding SDR family NAD(P)-dependent oxidoreductase, whose product is MNLISNSAIVTGAAQGIGRGIAERLMRDGANVLVFGRTQAKVEETARDLNRMFDGNARAVPFTGDVRRPEDVARSLEVATRELGLPGILVNNAGTATLAPLLDLPDEDFDQVMAINLKGPFLFMKAFARALVQAKKPGVVVNISSLNQLAVTDGLSHYCASKAGLANLSKVAASELGRHGIRVNVVAPGAIQTPLAESVGLIEVMGHEFLARTPLGKPCGMPSDVAGVVSFLCGEDAAWITGETISVDGGNHIRGLHSYWDMLSRAAK
- a CDS encoding pirin family protein is translated as MSTTTQVSVPTSPRATSRPRTLESVHGGGGLHWVGDGFRVHTLVPSGGLRQERTSPFLLLDYHPPHDYPALATGQRGVGWHPHRGFETVTLAFEGHVAHRDNAGHSGVISPGDVQWMTAASGILHEEYHEHDFSRRGGTFHMLQLWVNLPRQHKMSAPGYQPITKEQIPVVPVQGGGEATEHSRVRIIAGSYGDAKGPARTFTPISMLDVKVRAGEDFNLSLPSNHNALVLVANGRVTVDAESIRSGELAVFANDGEALSLRADEDTHFIVLAGEPIHEPIAHTGPFVMNNHREIIQAIDDFESGAFGGIPE
- a CDS encoding LysR family transcriptional regulator; protein product: MLESVTIDQLRTLRAVAEEGSFSAAARKLGQGQPAVSQAMQRLEKQLGLRLFDRSGRVPRLTAKGEAVVAAAQRLHEDIASFQAVVGRLKSGEETKLSLVVDAMFPTDALLDFVRELARMHPGVELALEVELLSAVTERVRQRRATLGIAGADLDLTGLEQRPIALLKMIPVAAPSHPLAALKGVLTEAHLASAIQIVLSERLPEGKTGTADRGVIGSRLWRVADLMTKHSLLVGGIGWGLEPEHLVRDDLAAGRLVALRLAAWEGGPPPQRPLALVRRKGTPLGPVATWASNRLTSLCQLALGGADHHTT
- a CDS encoding dihydrofolate reductase family protein codes for the protein MGLLTFSINVTLDGCVDHQEGIADDETHAFFTRLMDECGAMLWGRVTYEMMESYWPAVARGDEEAPPAMREWAVKLEAKPKYVASSTRKDFPWTNSHHIVGDLRTGVQKLKDATPAGVLLGSGKLATELDRLELIDEYKFLVHPRIAGHGPTLYQSGLSSTRRLELVSAKPLRSGAVAMHYRRAR